A portion of the Stella humosa genome contains these proteins:
- a CDS encoding PAS domain-containing protein yields the protein MLDTLSDSQIMAVLEGIACAAFVVDVEADGGFRYLGLNAAHTASSGVAQSMLAGQPPHAVLPQDAADAVCARYRSCVEARGPVRYEERLVLAHQPRWWSTALMPILDADGRVRRILGTSFDITAQKALEAELRQSRGFLQTVIDHVPVPIFCKDASDLRYVFANRAVAQVVGPGVDMVGASDFDLYPPDQAAGFQARDREVLASGEPMTVETEVATTASGDRILRTRKLPIAGPDGEPKWLLGVSEDETERRNGEEALAAANDFLQVMLDSMPVMITCKDASDLRYTLINRAGEYYFGRPREDVVGRLASDIFPSFWAEEFERRDRSALASELPVTVMEVIDTRDGPRRVRSTKLVIRDGDGTPRHLLGITEDVTESHRAEERLRDAIESLQDGFVLFDKDDRIVLHNARFLDIYPHLRAMAPLEGVTFQETIRAGLEWRSALMPPAEAEAQVARRIANWRRGPAHAFEQRVPGDRWVLASERPTADGGVVGIHTDITAQKQAEIRLVDAIESIDQGFILSGADDRVILSNRRIREMTPAAGPDMVPGTGILELIRRCEESGDYRPGAAPLEEMIQQRYRLHREGTTEGIERQLRDGRWIMVSQHVTPNGLRVGLRTDITLMKAREQQLTEVRDHLQQQTARLIQLTGDLRQARQRAEDASRAKSQFLAMISHELRTPFTGIRGMADLLAGTAVDDEQARYLDVMRRSIERLLTLLDQILDFSRIEAGRIEIAALPMAPARLLADAAATFAPGAEAKGLELEYRIGADVPAEVAGDAAKTTQILANLVGNAVKFTEQGRILLTLDVERDGDARYLRWTVEDSGIGLSDDEISRLFEPFSQADESTSRRFGGTGLGLAISRRLTEAMGGGIGVAGARGQGARFWFRTPLRAVERLADAPVEPVPAPIGGTSAAPGRRVLIAEDDSINQLLIDTMLKRWGYETVVVGDGRLALDRLASQAFDVVLMDINMPVMDGPTAVRALRAGGGPMAAVPVFALTADVLPDHLAGYRRAGFTDVMTKPVDWARLRALLETAAAR from the coding sequence GTGCTGGATACGCTATCCGACAGCCAGATCATGGCGGTGCTGGAAGGCATCGCCTGCGCGGCGTTCGTGGTCGATGTCGAGGCCGATGGCGGATTTCGCTATCTGGGGCTCAATGCGGCGCACACGGCGTCGAGCGGTGTCGCCCAGTCGATGCTGGCGGGACAGCCGCCGCACGCGGTGCTGCCGCAGGACGCGGCCGATGCCGTCTGCGCCCGCTATCGCAGTTGCGTCGAGGCCCGCGGGCCGGTGCGCTACGAGGAACGGCTCGTGCTGGCGCACCAGCCGCGCTGGTGGTCGACCGCGCTGATGCCGATCCTGGACGCCGACGGGCGGGTGCGCCGCATCCTGGGAACGTCCTTCGACATCACCGCCCAGAAGGCGCTGGAGGCCGAACTGCGCCAGTCGCGCGGCTTCCTCCAGACCGTGATCGACCATGTGCCGGTGCCGATCTTCTGCAAGGACGCCTCGGACCTGCGCTACGTCTTCGCCAATCGCGCGGTGGCGCAGGTCGTAGGCCCCGGCGTCGACATGGTCGGCGCCAGCGACTTCGACCTCTATCCGCCCGATCAGGCAGCCGGCTTCCAGGCCCGCGACCGCGAGGTGCTGGCCAGCGGCGAGCCGATGACCGTCGAGACGGAGGTCGCCACCACCGCGTCGGGAGACCGGATCCTGCGCACGCGCAAGCTGCCGATCGCGGGCCCGGACGGCGAGCCGAAATGGCTGCTCGGCGTCAGCGAGGACGAGACCGAGCGCCGCAACGGCGAGGAGGCGCTGGCGGCAGCCAATGATTTCCTGCAGGTCATGCTGGACAGCATGCCGGTGATGATCACCTGCAAGGACGCGTCCGACCTCCGCTACACACTGATCAACCGCGCCGGGGAGTACTATTTCGGCCGCCCGCGCGAGGATGTCGTCGGCCGGCTGGCGAGCGACATCTTCCCGTCCTTCTGGGCCGAGGAGTTCGAGCGACGCGACCGCTCGGCGCTGGCCAGCGAACTGCCGGTCACGGTCATGGAGGTGATCGACACCAGGGACGGGCCGCGGCGGGTGCGCTCGACCAAGCTGGTGATCCGCGATGGGGATGGCACGCCGCGACATCTCCTCGGCATCACCGAAGACGTGACCGAAAGCCACCGCGCCGAGGAACGCCTGCGCGATGCCATCGAGAGCCTGCAGGACGGCTTCGTGCTGTTCGACAAGGACGACCGGATCGTCCTCCACAATGCGCGCTTCCTCGACATCTACCCGCACCTGCGGGCGATGGCCCCGCTTGAAGGCGTGACTTTTCAGGAGACCATTCGGGCAGGGCTGGAATGGCGGTCCGCCCTCATGCCGCCGGCAGAGGCCGAGGCCCAGGTGGCCCGGCGCATCGCCAACTGGCGGCGCGGGCCGGCCCACGCCTTCGAGCAGCGGGTGCCCGGCGACCGCTGGGTGCTGGCGAGCGAGCGTCCCACGGCCGACGGTGGCGTGGTCGGCATCCATACCGACATCACCGCCCAGAAGCAGGCGGAGATCCGTCTGGTCGATGCCATCGAGAGCATCGACCAGGGGTTCATCCTGAGCGGCGCCGACGACCGGGTGATCCTGTCGAACCGTCGCATCCGCGAGATGACGCCCGCGGCCGGGCCCGACATGGTGCCGGGCACCGGGATCCTCGAGTTGATCCGGCGCTGCGAGGAATCCGGCGACTATCGCCCTGGCGCCGCGCCGCTCGAGGAGATGATCCAGCAGCGCTACCGCCTGCATCGCGAGGGCACGACCGAGGGCATCGAGCGGCAACTCCGGGACGGCCGCTGGATCATGGTCAGCCAGCACGTCACGCCGAACGGCCTGCGGGTCGGCCTGCGCACCGACATCACCCTGATGAAGGCGCGCGAGCAGCAGTTGACGGAGGTGCGCGACCATCTCCAGCAGCAGACCGCCCGGCTTATCCAGCTAACCGGCGACCTGCGCCAGGCGCGCCAGCGGGCCGAGGACGCCAGCCGCGCCAAATCGCAGTTCCTGGCGATGATCAGCCACGAGCTGCGCACGCCCTTCACCGGGATCCGCGGCATGGCTGACCTCCTGGCCGGGACGGCCGTCGACGACGAGCAGGCGCGCTACCTGGATGTCATGCGCCGGTCGATCGAGCGGCTGCTGACCCTGCTCGACCAGATCCTGGACTTCTCGCGGATCGAGGCCGGCCGCATCGAGATCGCCGCACTGCCGATGGCGCCGGCGCGGCTGCTGGCCGATGCCGCCGCCACCTTCGCGCCCGGGGCGGAGGCCAAGGGCCTGGAGCTCGAATACCGGATCGGGGCCGACGTGCCGGCCGAGGTGGCGGGCGATGCCGCCAAGACCACGCAAATCCTGGCCAACCTCGTCGGCAACGCGGTGAAGTTCACCGAGCAGGGGCGCATCCTGCTGACGCTGGATGTCGAGCGCGACGGCGATGCGCGCTACCTGCGGTGGACCGTCGAGGACAGCGGCATCGGCCTGTCGGACGACGAGATATCCCGCCTGTTCGAGCCCTTCAGCCAGGCGGACGAATCGACCAGCCGGCGATTCGGCGGCACCGGTCTGGGGCTCGCCATCTCGCGCCGGCTGACCGAGGCGATGGGGGGCGGCATCGGGGTTGCCGGCGCGCGCGGCCAGGGGGCCCGCTTCTGGTTCCGCACGCCGCTGCGCGCGGTGGAGCGGCTGGCGGACGCCCCGGTCGAGCCAGTGCCGGCGCCGATCGGCGGCACATCGGCCGCTCCCGGCCGGCGGGTGCTGATCGCCGAGGATGATTCGATCAACCAGTTGCTGATCGACACCATGCTGAAGCGCTGGGGGTACGAGACGGTCGTGGTCGGCGACGGGCGGCTCGCGCTCGACCGGCTGGCATCCCAGGCGTTCGATGTCGTGCTGATGGACATCAACATGCCGGTGATGGACGGGCCGACGGCCGTCCGTGCCCTGCGCGCCGGCGGCGGACCGATGGCTGCCGTCCCCGTCTTCGCCCTAACCGCCGACGTGCTGCCGGACCATCTGGCCGGCTATCGCCGTGCCGGCTTCACCGACGTGATGACCAAGCCGGTCGACTGGGCACGCCTGCGGGCGCTGCTGGAGACGGCAGCCGCCCGCTGA
- a CDS encoding DUF2806 domain-containing protein encodes MSKPGNDGGAGTDEDPVSPPDPATADPEPATAAGKRPSETPARQRHRRFVDTVGQLLGLLDEAGETVPPERQASLLRGAWDERRQQTLLTIAGLARRALVGRVGEGRPSPMWLDRFLASAADAHDPAVQTIYARMLATETLRPGTVSLAALLHMRTMDAQELTRFTKLAQFAIGNFVVRLKDSFYEKYGLDGEDLFYFEECRLLRSGGSNVKQFPSQIEDRFQTHLLLADRVLRVTAAEPERKLVLPCYRLTAAGTDIAEAMALPVVNEYITQLVELLEKRGYTVAHASIVERGDRNTVARHSRFSEVVSFSQFRGKRRR; translated from the coding sequence ATGTCGAAACCGGGGAATGACGGCGGGGCGGGGACCGACGAAGACCCGGTCTCCCCTCCCGATCCCGCCACCGCCGATCCCGAGCCCGCCACAGCGGCAGGCAAGCGGCCCTCGGAGACGCCGGCGCGCCAGCGGCATCGCCGTTTCGTCGACACGGTCGGCCAGTTGCTGGGCCTGCTCGACGAGGCGGGCGAGACGGTGCCGCCGGAACGCCAGGCGAGCCTGCTGCGGGGCGCGTGGGACGAGCGGCGCCAGCAGACCCTCCTGACGATCGCGGGCCTGGCACGGCGGGCCCTGGTCGGCCGCGTCGGCGAGGGCCGGCCGTCGCCGATGTGGCTCGACCGCTTCCTTGCTTCCGCGGCCGATGCGCACGACCCGGCGGTGCAGACGATCTATGCCCGCATGCTGGCGACCGAGACCTTGCGCCCGGGCACCGTGTCGCTGGCCGCCCTGCTGCACATGCGCACGATGGATGCCCAGGAGCTGACGCGCTTCACCAAGCTGGCGCAGTTCGCCATCGGCAATTTCGTCGTCCGCCTGAAGGACAGCTTCTACGAGAAGTACGGCCTGGACGGCGAGGACCTGTTCTATTTCGAGGAATGCCGCCTGCTGCGGTCGGGCGGCAGCAACGTGAAGCAGTTCCCGAGCCAGATCGAGGATCGCTTCCAGACCCACCTGCTCCTGGCCGACCGGGTGCTGCGGGTGACCGCGGCCGAGCCCGAGCGCAAGCTGGTCCTGCCCTGCTACCGGCTGACGGCGGCCGGCACCGACATCGCCGAGGCCATGGCCCTGCCGGTCGTCAACGAATACATCACGCAGTTGGTAGAACTGCTCGAGAAGCGCGGCTACACCGTGGCCCACGCCTCCATCGTCGAGCGCGGCGACCGCAATACCGTCGCCCGGCACAGCCGCTTCTCCGAGGTCGTGTCCTTCAGCCAGTTTCGCGGCAAGCGCCGCCGCTGA
- a CDS encoding DUF2312 domain-containing protein, with amino-acid sequence MARAAELRSERGEKTQSVVTAGVTADQLRSFIERIERLEEEKKALAEDIKEVYAEAKSEGFDTKIMRQVIRIRKMDEADLQEQEELIDVYKRALGMLPDVETGE; translated from the coding sequence ATGGCACGCGCAGCCGAGCTTCGCAGCGAGCGGGGCGAGAAGACCCAGAGCGTGGTCACCGCCGGCGTCACCGCCGACCAGCTTCGGTCCTTCATCGAGCGCATCGAGCGCCTGGAGGAAGAGAAGAAGGCGTTGGCCGAGGACATCAAGGAGGTCTATGCCGAGGCCAAGAGCGAGGGCTTCGACACCAAGATCATGCGCCAGGTGATCCGCATCCGGAAGATGGACGAGGCCGACCTGCAGGAACAGGAAGAGCTGATCGACGTCTACAAGCGGGCGCTCGGCATGCTGCCCGATGTCGAAACCGGGGAATGA
- a CDS encoding DUF1244 domain-containing protein, which produces MDDKTRIELEAAAFRHLVQHLRERDDVQNIDLMNLAGFCRNCLSKWYRAAAEERGVALSDPAAREIVYGMPYDEWKSKHQKEASVEQKKAFDQSQGHKGH; this is translated from the coding sequence ATGGACGACAAGACGCGGATCGAACTGGAGGCGGCCGCCTTCCGCCATCTGGTGCAGCACCTGCGCGAGCGCGACGACGTGCAGAACATCGACCTGATGAACCTGGCCGGTTTCTGCCGCAATTGCCTGTCCAAATGGTACCGGGCCGCGGCCGAGGAGCGGGGTGTAGCCTTGTCCGACCCGGCCGCGCGCGAGATCGTCTACGGCATGCCCTACGACGAGTGGAAGTCCAAGCACCAGAAGGAGGCCAGCGTGGAGCAGAAGAAGGCGTTCGACCAGAGCCAGGGACACAAGGGGCACTGA